A window of the Butyricimonas faecalis genome harbors these coding sequences:
- a CDS encoding S-adenosylmethionine:tRNA ribosyltransferase-isomerase yields the protein MVEKLKEIRIEDYTYDLPDERIAKFPLENREASKLLIYEEGRIEERHFYEVPEILDAGKMLVFNNTKVIYARMLFQKVTGAVIEVFCLEPYRPSDYVQSFAAYGRCEWKCMVGNLKKWKEGTIFCHYRFEGKEYQLAATLKCREENDVIVEFTWDTPASFSEVLECCGRIPIPPYLNRESEEDDKIRYQTVYSKNEGSVAAPTAGLHFSIPVLKALREKGITIEELTLHVGAGTFRPVKSETIGGHDMHTEHISVRREVVEHLRAHPENIVAVGTTSVRTLESLYWMGVKRILGDENFNSLGQWEAYDLPSGYSLKESMTALLGWFDERDAELLKAKTTIIIVPGYSYRVITAMFTNFHQPQSTLLLLVAAAIGDDWHKVYDYALAHDFRFLSYGDSSLLKVRKDKK from the coding sequence ATGGTAGAGAAGCTAAAAGAAATTAGGATTGAGGATTACACGTATGATTTGCCCGACGAGCGGATTGCCAAGTTTCCCTTGGAAAATCGGGAGGCGTCGAAGTTGTTGATTTATGAGGAGGGCAGGATTGAAGAGAGGCATTTTTACGAGGTGCCGGAAATCCTGGATGCCGGGAAGATGTTGGTGTTTAATAACACGAAGGTGATTTATGCCCGGATGCTTTTTCAGAAAGTTACGGGAGCTGTAATTGAGGTTTTCTGTTTGGAACCCTACCGGCCTTCTGACTACGTGCAGAGTTTTGCTGCTTACGGGAGGTGCGAGTGGAAGTGTATGGTCGGAAACTTGAAGAAATGGAAGGAGGGGACAATTTTTTGCCATTACCGGTTTGAGGGGAAAGAGTATCAGTTGGCTGCCACGTTGAAGTGTCGCGAAGAAAATGATGTTATCGTGGAATTTACGTGGGACACCCCGGCCAGTTTCAGTGAAGTGCTGGAGTGTTGCGGGCGTATCCCGATTCCGCCATACTTGAACCGGGAGTCGGAAGAGGATGACAAGATTCGCTACCAAACGGTGTATTCCAAGAACGAGGGATCGGTGGCCGCCCCGACTGCCGGGTTGCATTTCAGTATCCCCGTGTTGAAAGCCTTGCGGGAAAAAGGGATAACGATCGAGGAGTTGACCTTGCACGTGGGAGCGGGAACATTTCGTCCCGTGAAAAGCGAGACCATCGGGGGACACGATATGCACACGGAACACATTTCCGTTCGGCGGGAGGTCGTGGAGCATTTGCGTGCTCATCCGGAAAATATAGTTGCCGTGGGAACTACATCCGTCCGTACGCTGGAAAGTTTGTATTGGATGGGGGTGAAACGAATTTTGGGAGACGAGAATTTCAATTCCTTGGGACAGTGGGAAGCTTACGACTTACCTTCCGGTTATTCGTTGAAAGAGTCGATGACGGCTTTGCTGGGCTGGTTTGATGAGCGGGATGCCGAGTTGTTGAAGGCGAAGACTACGATTATTATTGTTCCCGGTTATTCGTACCGGGTGATTACGGCGATGTTTACCAATTTCCATCAGCCGCAGAGTACATTATTATTATTGGTAGCGGCGGCTATCGGGGATGATTGGCACAAAGTGTATGATTATGCCTTGGCTCACGATTTCCGTTTTTTGAGTTATGGGGATAGTAGTTTGTTGAAAGTAAGAAAAGATAAAAAGTGA
- a CDS encoding AMP nucleosidase: MKTKKDIVEDWLPRYTGRALEDFSKHIILTNFDYYLELFAEKFNAPIIGEDKNMPNVSHDGITMINFGMGSANAATVLDLLSAIEPEAVLFIGKCGGLKAKHHEGDYILPIAAIKGEGTSNDYMPKEVPALPSFSVQKACSKIITNHDRQYYTGVVYTTNRRVWEFDENFKEYLIKTRALAVDMETATIFTVGFANRIPTGALLLISDRPMISDGIKTSESDKIVTQNFVRQHLDIGIETMQYIKDKNYSMRHLIF, from the coding sequence ATGAAAACAAAAAAAGATATTGTGGAGGATTGGTTACCCCGGTACACGGGACGGGCTTTGGAAGATTTTTCAAAACATATCATCCTCACCAACTTTGATTACTACCTGGAACTATTCGCAGAAAAATTCAACGCACCCATCATCGGGGAGGATAAAAACATGCCCAATGTCTCGCACGACGGGATCACCATGATCAATTTCGGAATGGGCAGTGCTAACGCTGCCACCGTTTTGGACTTACTTTCCGCCATCGAACCGGAAGCCGTACTATTCATCGGGAAATGCGGGGGACTGAAAGCCAAGCACCATGAAGGGGACTACATCCTTCCCATTGCCGCCATCAAAGGAGAGGGAACATCCAACGACTACATGCCCAAAGAAGTCCCTGCCCTACCCTCTTTCAGCGTCCAGAAAGCCTGTTCAAAAATCATCACAAACCATGACAGGCAATACTACACGGGAGTCGTGTACACCACCAACAGACGAGTATGGGAATTCGACGAGAATTTCAAAGAATACCTGATAAAAACACGCGCCTTGGCCGTGGACATGGAAACCGCAACGATATTCACCGTCGGATTCGCCAACCGCATACCGACGGGAGCCTTACTCCTGATATCCGACAGACCCATGATCTCCGACGGTATAAAAACATCAGAATCAGATAAAATCGTCACGCAAAACTTCGTCCGGCAACACCTCGACATCGGCATTGAAACCATGCAATACATCAAGGATAAAAATTATTCCATGAGGCATCTCATTTTTTAA
- a CDS encoding DUF1573 domain-containing protein has product MLKGLFYIFLGIMLACSCDSKSKKQNEQEANTPTNVNDSNAIAKIEFPQKSFNFGDLQEGEIVSHTFHFKNTGTKSLVIHNVEASCGCTTPKYDKKPIPPGGEGKIEVEFNSSGRYGKQYKVINIFANVPEKVIELKIIANIKNK; this is encoded by the coding sequence ATGCTGAAGGGACTATTTTACATCTTTTTAGGAATCATGCTGGCCTGCTCATGTGACAGCAAAAGTAAAAAACAAAACGAACAGGAAGCAAACACCCCCACCAACGTGAATGATTCCAACGCCATTGCCAAAATTGAATTTCCCCAAAAATCATTCAACTTTGGCGACCTGCAAGAAGGAGAAATCGTCTCGCACACGTTCCATTTCAAAAACACGGGCACCAAAAGCCTTGTCATTCACAACGTGGAAGCCAGTTGCGGTTGCACCACCCCCAAGTATGACAAAAAACCGATTCCTCCCGGAGGAGAAGGAAAAATCGAAGTTGAATTTAACTCTTCGGGCAGATATGGTAAACAATACAAAGTAATTAATATCTTTGCAAACGTTCCGGAAAAAGTGATTGAACTAAAAATAATCGCAAATATCAAGAATAAATAA
- the yajC gene encoding preprotein translocase subunit YajC, with protein sequence MNTIFMLTLQQTATQGNAFMQFLPLILIVIVFWFFMIRPQMKRQKELKKYRDELKKGDKVMTTGGIFGKIVEINDFTVIIEVESQARLKVSKEAIVKDMTDVPASK encoded by the coding sequence ATGAACACAATTTTCATGTTAACATTACAACAAACGGCTACACAAGGTAATGCATTCATGCAATTCTTACCTCTTATATTAATTGTCATCGTATTCTGGTTCTTCATGATCAGACCCCAGATGAAAAGACAAAAAGAATTGAAAAAATACCGGGATGAGTTGAAAAAAGGCGACAAAGTCATGACTACCGGCGGTATCTTCGGGAAAATTGTCGAGATCAACGACTTTACCGTTATCATTGAAGTAGAAAGTCAAGCCAGATTAAAAGTAAGCAAGGAAGCCATCGTGAAAGACATGACGGACGTTCCGGCTAGCAAATAA
- a CDS encoding CdaR family protein produces MRGLIGKILGYFGSSQELHIKRNVITYGVCVIIATVLWFLNALNKEYTTEISYPIKYTELPKGKLLVSEPPKEMTLTIKAHGFALLRYSISTSFLPIVLNVNSLLDKKDLLEYTINTSEIKDRITTQLNTDIQLISIKPESITFKFSRFESKRVPVIPRVEYTLKRQYMLKNDISVTPDHVDISGPASILDTLKAVYTEPLSLKDLSKDVTKTVRFEDIYGTQINENDAKIKIEVERFTESKKTIPLVVKNLPDSLLIRLFPHAIDVTFDVGLSRYEVVSDTSFSFYVDYTQIKNNPAALKIQIERSPRHIKDLVFTPETVEYLIEKKK; encoded by the coding sequence ATGCGTGGTCTTATCGGTAAAATACTCGGTTATTTCGGTTCATCCCAAGAACTGCACATCAAGCGTAACGTGATCACATACGGTGTCTGCGTTATCATCGCAACCGTCCTGTGGTTTCTAAACGCGCTGAACAAAGAGTACACCACGGAAATTTCTTACCCGATAAAGTACACGGAACTTCCCAAGGGAAAACTACTTGTTTCCGAGCCGCCGAAAGAAATGACATTAACAATAAAGGCGCACGGCTTCGCCCTACTGCGTTACAGCATCAGCACCTCCTTCTTACCCATCGTCCTCAACGTAAACTCGTTGTTGGACAAAAAAGACCTGCTGGAATACACCATAAACACGTCCGAGATAAAAGACCGCATCACCACCCAGTTGAACACGGACATACAGCTAATATCCATCAAACCGGAGAGCATCACATTTAAATTCTCCCGGTTCGAAAGTAAAAGAGTCCCGGTTATTCCCCGGGTCGAGTACACGTTAAAACGCCAGTACATGCTGAAAAACGATATTTCTGTCACTCCCGATCACGTGGACATCAGTGGACCGGCCTCTATCCTTGACACGCTAAAAGCGGTGTACACGGAACCCCTTTCCTTAAAAGACCTCTCCAAAGACGTGACCAAAACCGTCCGGTTTGAAGACATCTACGGGACACAGATCAACGAAAACGACGCGAAAATCAAGATAGAAGTAGAACGCTTCACGGAATCGAAAAAAACAATTCCCCTCGTGGTCAAAAATCTCCCGGACTCACTTTTGATCCGTCTATTCCCTCACGCGATAGACGTGACATTCGACGTGGGACTAAGTCGCTATGAAGTAGTCTCCGACACCAGCTTCTCATTCTACGTGGACTACACCCAAATCAAGAACAACCCGGCAGCTTTGAAAATTCAAATCGAGCGATCACCCCGTCACATAAAAGACCTGGTATTCACCCCGGAAACCGTTGAATATCTTATCGAAAAGAAAAAATAA
- the coaE gene encoding dephospho-CoA kinase (Dephospho-CoA kinase (CoaE) performs the final step in coenzyme A biosynthesis.), translating into MLKIGLTGGIGSGKSTIAKIIETLGYPVYISDSKASELINRDQEIKKHLTELFGNNIYQPDGLLNKKRLAEIIFNDKEAIKQVNGIVHPAVTRDFTTWCSTQRSPLLFFESAILFEAKLENLFDYIILITADIETRVERVISRDATTREKVIERINNQMPDETKQSKSDFVIYNNNDDKVIRQILSIIHQLNNIHSKQT; encoded by the coding sequence ATGCTGAAAATTGGTTTGACAGGAGGCATCGGAAGTGGAAAATCCACGATAGCCAAAATCATCGAGACATTGGGATACCCCGTGTATATCAGTGACTCCAAAGCATCCGAACTAATCAACCGGGATCAAGAAATCAAAAAACATTTAACCGAACTATTCGGCAACAACATTTACCAACCCGACGGGCTACTGAACAAAAAACGCCTGGCAGAAATCATATTCAATGACAAAGAAGCCATCAAACAAGTAAATGGCATCGTCCATCCCGCCGTAACACGGGATTTCACGACATGGTGTTCAACACAACGGAGCCCGCTCCTGTTCTTTGAATCAGCCATCCTTTTTGAAGCAAAACTCGAAAATCTCTTCGATTACATCATTCTCATCACGGCAGACATAGAAACCCGCGTGGAACGAGTGATCTCAAGAGACGCCACCACCCGGGAAAAAGTCATTGAACGTATAAACAATCAAATGCCCGATGAAACAAAACAATCAAAATCGGATTTCGTAATTTACAACAACAATGATGACAAAGTGATCCGACAAATCCTTTCCATCATTCACCAATTAAACAACATTCATTCAAAACAAACATAG
- a CDS encoding TerB family tellurite resistance protein, whose protein sequence is MAKYGKWIGAGLGFVMGGPIGALFGYFIGSTFDTATMVTSAPGNDPGTRPTGRGDFLLSLVVLATALMKADGKVTRNELDYVKKFFRDNFGLEGEREALAIIKDLLNKDIEIDQVCIQIRVNMNVYSRTQLLYFLFGLAKADGMVCQHEISLLDKIANLLGIDSTTYQSVKAMYYDDLDSAYSILGIHSSATDEEVKKAYRKMAIENHPDKVGYMGEDIRKAAEKKFMAINEAYEKIKKQRGIN, encoded by the coding sequence ATGGCAAAATACGGAAAATGGATAGGAGCCGGTTTAGGATTTGTCATGGGAGGTCCCATAGGAGCCCTATTCGGTTATTTCATCGGCTCCACGTTCGACACGGCAACAATGGTAACATCCGCCCCGGGGAATGATCCGGGAACCCGTCCCACGGGAAGAGGTGATTTTCTGTTAAGCCTTGTCGTTCTCGCGACCGCCTTGATGAAAGCCGATGGAAAAGTAACCCGAAACGAATTGGATTACGTGAAAAAATTCTTCCGGGACAACTTCGGACTAGAAGGAGAGCGTGAAGCCTTGGCCATCATCAAAGATCTATTGAACAAAGACATCGAGATCGACCAAGTTTGTATCCAGATCCGCGTGAACATGAACGTCTATTCTCGCACTCAACTACTATACTTTCTGTTCGGACTGGCCAAGGCAGACGGAATGGTATGCCAACACGAGATATCCCTGCTGGACAAAATAGCCAACTTATTGGGAATCGATTCAACCACCTACCAGTCAGTCAAAGCCATGTACTACGACGATTTGGACTCCGCTTACAGCATCCTGGGCATTCACTCCTCCGCTACCGACGAGGAAGTAAAAAAAGCTTACCGGAAAATGGCCATCGAAAACCATCCGGACAAAGTAGGATACATGGGTGAAGATATTCGCAAAGCTGCAGAGAAAAAATTCATGGCCATCAACGAGGCTTACGAAAAAATCAAAAAACAACGGGGCATCAATTAG
- a CDS encoding DUF5606 family protein gives MLKEILSISGKPGLYKLINNTANALIVESLLDGKRFPAYSNAKIIALEDISIYTEDEDMPLKTVFKRMYEKEEGKPAINHKESADVITDYIKSVIPEYDADRVYVSDMRKMIQWYNLLLDKNLLNFDEPEEEKKEE, from the coding sequence ATGTTGAAAGAAATTTTATCCATATCAGGAAAACCCGGCTTATACAAGTTGATCAATAACACCGCCAATGCCTTGATTGTAGAATCATTACTTGACGGGAAACGCTTTCCTGCATATTCTAACGCTAAAATTATCGCCCTCGAAGATATTTCAATTTACACGGAAGATGAAGACATGCCTCTGAAAACCGTGTTCAAACGTATGTATGAAAAAGAAGAGGGTAAACCGGCTATCAACCACAAAGAATCAGCCGATGTGATCACGGATTACATCAAATCTGTCATCCCGGAATATGATGCAGACCGCGTATACGTTTCAGACATGCGGAAAATGATCCAATGGTACAACTTACTATTAGACAAAAACCTTCTGAACTTCGACGAACCGGAAGAAGAAAAAAAAGAAGAGTAA
- a CDS encoding tRNA1(Val) (adenine(37)-N6)-methyltransferase, giving the protein MANDYFQFKQFTIRQEKCAMKVGTDGVLLGAWADVTQARRLLDIGTGTGLIAIMAAQRNPELIIDAIEIDPAAFEQAQENANNTPWRERIHIFQGKVQTFAPAYKYDTIVCNPPFFINSTKNPAHNRTLARHCETLSHEDILQVSDHLLLPEGKLCVILPVNEAKQFLELAQNKKWFLNKLTTVYPTPDKAPKRQLIELSKIKKHLVENSITLEIERHVLHESYANLTKDFYLKL; this is encoded by the coding sequence ATGGCAAACGACTACTTCCAATTCAAGCAATTCACCATTCGACAAGAAAAATGTGCCATGAAAGTCGGCACGGACGGTGTTCTTCTAGGAGCTTGGGCTGACGTAACCCAGGCACGGCGTTTGCTTGATATCGGTACGGGCACCGGACTGATAGCCATCATGGCAGCACAACGCAACCCCGAATTAATCATTGACGCGATTGAAATTGACCCGGCGGCTTTTGAACAGGCGCAAGAGAACGCGAACAATACCCCCTGGCGGGAACGCATCCACATTTTTCAAGGCAAAGTACAAACATTTGCACCCGCATACAAATACGACACCATCGTTTGTAACCCGCCTTTCTTTATTAATTCGACCAAAAATCCGGCACACAATCGCACCTTGGCCCGACATTGCGAAACACTATCGCACGAGGACATTCTCCAAGTCAGCGACCATCTACTACTACCGGAAGGCAAACTCTGTGTCATACTACCTGTTAACGAAGCCAAACAATTCCTAGAACTCGCTCAAAACAAAAAATGGTTTCTTAACAAATTGACAACCGTCTACCCCACCCCCGACAAAGCCCCCAAACGTCAGCTCATCGAACTCTCGAAAATAAAAAAACACCTCGTAGAAAATTCGATAACACTTGAAATAGAGAGACATGTACTTCACGAAAGCTATGCCAACCTGACCAAGGACTTTTACTTGAAACTCTGA
- a CDS encoding ROK family protein — translation MQTTVSLGIDIGGTNIAFGLIDKSGNCLANGSLPTTAYNTPQAFVQDLYKTVKKELTQLDVQLVGIGVGAPNGNYFNGTIENAANLSWKGTIPMVELLNRQFNVPAFITNDAKAAAIGEMVYGGAKGMKDFVVITLGTGLGSGIVVNGKLVYGHDGLAGEVGHTLVCGGDRYCNCGRRGCLETYASATGIKRTACELLALENTPSTLRDIPYTEISAKKVYDAAQKGDPIALEAFRITGEQLGKALANLVAITSPEAIFLQGGVANAGEWLFKTTQEQMEANMLYIFKQKIKILRSSLPTNAAIYGASALVWTELNN, via the coding sequence ATGCAAACAACTGTCTCACTAGGTATTGATATTGGAGGAACCAATATTGCATTCGGCCTCATTGATAAAAGCGGTAACTGTCTGGCAAACGGATCTTTACCCACAACGGCATACAACACACCACAAGCTTTTGTCCAAGACTTGTACAAAACCGTGAAAAAAGAACTAACCCAATTAGACGTGCAACTTGTCGGCATCGGGGTGGGCGCTCCCAACGGAAACTACTTCAACGGAACCATCGAAAACGCGGCAAACTTATCTTGGAAAGGAACCATCCCGATGGTAGAACTCCTGAATAGACAATTTAACGTCCCGGCTTTTATCACGAATGACGCGAAAGCAGCCGCTATCGGAGAAATGGTATACGGCGGGGCAAAAGGCATGAAAGACTTCGTCGTGATCACGCTGGGAACAGGTCTGGGAAGTGGTATCGTGGTAAACGGCAAACTCGTGTACGGGCATGACGGTCTGGCTGGCGAAGTCGGTCACACGCTGGTTTGTGGCGGGGATAGATACTGTAATTGCGGACGCCGGGGATGCTTGGAAACCTACGCCTCCGCCACCGGAATAAAACGTACCGCCTGCGAATTACTCGCCCTCGAAAATACACCCAGCACACTAAGAGATATTCCTTACACGGAAATCTCGGCCAAAAAAGTATACGACGCGGCACAAAAAGGCGACCCGATCGCCTTGGAAGCCTTCCGGATCACGGGCGAGCAGTTGGGAAAAGCACTGGCCAACCTGGTAGCCATCACCAGCCCGGAAGCCATATTCCTTCAAGGAGGGGTAGCGAATGCCGGAGAATGGCTTTTCAAAACCACGCAGGAACAAATGGAAGCCAACATGCTGTACATATTCAAACAAAAAATTAAAATACTTCGTTCATCACTTCCCACGAATGCAGCCATTTATGGAGCATCCGCGCTTGTATGGACCGAATTAAACAACTAG
- a CDS encoding GH92 family glycosyl hydrolase has protein sequence MRTRLLLLLFCFTGLLASCQREKETRVTDFVDPFIGTAGQGHCFPGATVPFGGIQLSPDNPRSAWEWCSGYHYSDSIISSFSHSHLSGTGIGDLQDIRLLPVTTRPRPDEHAIDFIEKGYAKFSHANETAEPGYYSVTFDNGIKTELTATPRCGMHAYQYPENSVHGLTLDLTTARNWDRTVMTSIKKINNRTIQGYRKSTGWAKDQHVYFFMEFSQDVDIWAGSDTLKLLKNGQKLVSNQGYAFIDLGTTTNKVLVKVSLSSANCEGAAANLDKELSHWSFDKVKREAKQQWKRILSRIKVEGANKEETRVFYTALYHAYLAPYLFSDVHGNYKGPDGEIHSVGKANQYTVFSLWDTFRATHPLFTITQKDRVNDMIKSFIRHYEAYGLLPRWELMGNETYCMIGNHAIPVITEAYLKGIRDFDVEKAYEAMKETSLSRGDGLGLFRTYNYIPCDLEKESVAKTLEYAYDDWCMAQMAKALNKEDDYLFFIKASKNYKNVFDATTGFMRAKLSNGNWKTPFSPFASAHRDDDYTEGNAWQYSWLVPHDVEGLIALHGGKTAFANKLDSLFTLHSIIEGTTSPPTSAD, from the coding sequence ATGAGAACACGACTCCTTCTACTTCTGTTTTGTTTCACCGGCCTTTTGGCATCTTGCCAGAGGGAAAAAGAAACTCGAGTAACGGACTTTGTTGACCCCTTCATCGGCACTGCCGGTCAGGGACATTGCTTTCCCGGGGCTACCGTCCCGTTTGGTGGAATTCAACTCAGCCCGGATAATCCAAGAAGTGCTTGGGAATGGTGTTCCGGTTACCATTACAGCGACAGCATCATATCCTCGTTTTCCCATTCGCATCTAAGCGGAACGGGAATCGGGGACTTGCAAGACATCCGCTTGCTACCCGTTACAACCCGTCCGCGACCGGATGAACACGCGATCGACTTCATCGAGAAAGGATATGCCAAATTCTCCCATGCCAACGAAACGGCAGAGCCGGGATATTACAGCGTAACCTTCGACAACGGAATCAAAACCGAGCTAACGGCAACCCCGCGTTGCGGGATGCACGCCTACCAATACCCGGAAAACTCCGTGCACGGGTTGACTCTTGACTTGACAACCGCGCGCAATTGGGACCGGACCGTGATGACCTCGATCAAGAAAATCAACAACCGGACCATACAAGGATACCGGAAATCAACCGGGTGGGCAAAGGATCAGCACGTCTACTTCTTCATGGAATTCTCCCAAGATGTAGACATCTGGGCAGGAAGCGACACGCTGAAATTATTAAAAAACGGACAGAAACTCGTCTCCAACCAAGGGTACGCCTTCATTGATCTCGGAACAACCACCAACAAGGTCCTCGTGAAAGTAAGCCTCTCATCCGCGAACTGCGAGGGGGCTGCCGCCAACCTAGATAAAGAACTTTCTCATTGGAGCTTCGACAAAGTAAAACGAGAAGCAAAACAACAATGGAAACGTATCCTATCCCGCATCAAAGTGGAAGGTGCCAACAAAGAAGAAACGAGAGTTTTTTACACGGCACTATACCATGCCTACCTGGCTCCCTACCTCTTCTCTGACGTGCACGGGAATTACAAAGGACCGGACGGAGAAATTCACAGCGTGGGCAAAGCAAACCAATACACCGTATTCTCATTGTGGGACACCTTCCGTGCCACTCATCCCCTGTTCACGATCACCCAGAAAGACAGGGTAAATGACATGATCAAATCATTTATCCGTCATTACGAAGCGTACGGTTTACTCCCGAGATGGGAACTCATGGGGAATGAAACGTATTGCATGATCGGGAATCACGCCATACCCGTCATCACGGAAGCATACCTGAAAGGCATTCGGGACTTCGATGTCGAAAAAGCCTATGAAGCCATGAAAGAAACCTCACTATCGCGAGGAGATGGGTTGGGCCTCTTCAGAACCTACAATTACATACCCTGCGACCTGGAAAAAGAATCGGTTGCCAAAACCCTCGAATACGCTTACGACGACTGGTGCATGGCTCAAATGGCCAAAGCCTTGAACAAAGAAGACGATTACCTGTTCTTCATAAAAGCTTCCAAAAACTACAAAAACGTATTCGACGCCACCACCGGATTCATGCGGGCAAAACTTTCCAACGGGAACTGGAAAACACCCTTCTCCCCGTTCGCCTCGGCTCACCGGGATGATGACTACACCGAAGGAAACGCGTGGCAATACTCGTGGCTTGTGCCACACGACGTGGAGGGACTTATCGCATTACACGGGGGAAAAACCGCCTTCGCCAACAAACTGGACAGCCTGTTCACCCTTCACTCCATCATCGAGGGGACAACGTCTCCCCCGACATCAGCGGACTGA
- a CDS encoding glycoside hydrolase family 92 protein: MGQYAQGNEPSHHVAYLFNYTDTPYKTQYYVDKIRRELYTDRPDGICGNEDCGQMSAWYIFSAMGFYPVNPSDGKYQLGTPLFKKVTIKLGQDRKFVIQANRENDRYIYVKEVLLNGDKLDRTWITHDEIMNGGKLEFVLTPEIPQK, from the coding sequence ATCGGACAATACGCCCAAGGGAATGAACCCTCCCACCACGTGGCTTACCTGTTCAATTACACGGACACCCCCTACAAGACACAATATTACGTGGATAAAATCAGACGGGAACTCTACACGGATCGTCCCGACGGCATTTGCGGCAATGAAGATTGCGGACAAATGTCGGCATGGTACATCTTCTCAGCCATGGGCTTCTATCCCGTGAACCCGAGCGACGGGAAATACCAACTGGGCACCCCACTGTTCAAGAAAGTAACGATCAAACTGGGACAAGACCGCAAATTTGTCATCCAAGCAAACCGGGAAAACGACCGCTACATCTACGTGAAGGAAGTTTTACTAAATGGCGACAAACTCGACCGCACTTGGATCACCCATGACGAAATCATGAATGGCGGGAAATTGGAATTCGTGTTGACCCCCGAAATCCCCCAAAAATAA
- the ispD gene encoding 2-C-methyl-D-erythritol 4-phosphate cytidylyltransferase, with protein MKNIGVILAGGSGRRLGSELPKQFIVIAGKTVLAHTLHTFEKHERIDEIILVVHKDYIKETEEIVRLEGFQKVKHIVPGGKERYHSTLAALNVYKDEPCHLIIHDAVRLLVTSRIIDHVIEALESHAACTAAIPSTDTILQSDTSRQFVDNIPDRSTLFQVQTPQGFHSDILTEAYNKALSDPEFFSTDDCGVVKRYLPETPIKITQGLPFNIKLTYKEDLSIIERLLLSELK; from the coding sequence ATGAAAAACATCGGAGTCATTCTAGCCGGAGGTTCCGGACGACGGTTAGGAAGCGAGCTACCCAAACAATTCATCGTAATTGCCGGGAAAACCGTATTGGCACACACGCTTCATACATTCGAAAAACATGAACGCATTGATGAAATCATCCTTGTCGTACATAAAGATTACATCAAGGAAACGGAAGAAATCGTTCGCCTCGAAGGATTTCAAAAAGTAAAGCACATCGTCCCGGGCGGCAAAGAACGTTATCACTCCACCCTCGCCGCCTTAAACGTGTACAAAGACGAGCCTTGCCATTTAATCATCCACGACGCTGTCCGCCTGCTGGTCACGTCGCGAATCATCGATCATGTCATTGAAGCCCTCGAAAGCCACGCCGCCTGTACCGCGGCCATCCCTTCAACCGACACGATATTGCAAAGCGACACCTCTCGCCAATTCGTGGACAACATCCCGGACCGCTCCACGCTCTTCCAAGTCCAGACCCCTCAAGGATTTCATTCCGACATCCTAACGGAAGCCTACAACAAAGCTTTATCAGACCCCGAGTTCTTCAGCACGGATGACTGCGGGGTGGTTAAACGATACCTACCGGAGACTCCCATTAAAATAACCCAAGGTTTGCCATTTAATATTAAATTAACCTATAAAGAAGATCTTTCTATCATAGAAAGGTTACTTTTGTCCGAATTAAAATAA